In Coffea eugenioides isolate CCC68of chromosome 4, Ceug_1.0, whole genome shotgun sequence, the genomic stretch GGAGCTCCACCCCTTGAATTAGCAGCATTTACTTGGCTTGGTGATTGGCGACCCTCCTCCATTTTGGAACTTCTGGGGTCACTTTCCCCTTTTCTATCAGAGTCCAATGGTGTAAAACAGGTGTTGCCCCAGTTGGTAAATGAGATTCGGATTGAAGAGAGTGTGATTGACGAAGAAATGGCTGAAATTCAAGCCACCTGTGTGCTGCATCTCCCATTTGGGCCAATGAAATACAGTAGCAAAATTACTCCCCTGGAGTCTATCCAGACCGAATTTGAGAAAATTTACAAGGTCCTCAGCAGAGCTAAAATGCTCAGGTCCATTTTCCTCCTAGTTCCGCGGTtaaaaattcaatcttttgtGAAAACTTTAATCTTTTGGATCTGCGACACTTGACATTTGTGCCTTTGCAAAACAGGTTCAAGGCATTGGAGTTGGTGATAAAGAAAGTGCTAAGCCAAACTGATGCTGCAGAGTTCTTAGTTGCATTTTCTGCTATTCAAGATTCCATCCACCAATTTGCTACTTACTCCAGATCGCCAAAGGCAAAAAGTAAATCCTTTCAAGGAAGGAAATACAGCACTATCCATTAAGATAGAATATCCAAAAGGAGTTCCTGACATTAATTTCAAAGTACTCTATGTGATTCTGTATAGCTGCAGCCGTTAGTTgaaggaaacaaagaaagtttTGCCTTCAAATCTCATGCAGATTTATTCTCTCTGCTGTTGTTGTTCTGAAGTCTGCATTTGGCTTCTGAAAATATT encodes the following:
- the LOC113768727 gene encoding uncharacterized protein LOC113768727, with the translated sequence MKRSSSQPLLKYFQESDREEKAKSAGKTCRDLYKDKEDIFGAIACKIAHLNINLREPIKRYEEISWGKHGIWTHEQKARAAKLEKQLKARWALEKLIEDQLNCFQTDYNKATVPTRLKDVAQLLMPKGAPPLELAAFTWLGDWRPSSILELLGSLSPFLSESNGVKQVLPQLVNEIRIEESVIDEEMAEIQATCVLHLPFGPMKYSSKITPLESIQTEFEKIYKVLSRAKMLRFKALELVIKKVLSQTDAAEFLVAFSAIQDSIHQFATYSRSPKAKSKSFQGRKYSTIH